The following proteins are encoded in a genomic region of Mycobacterium kiyosense:
- the glgE gene encoding alpha-1,4-glucan:maltose-1-phosphate maltosyltransferase (frameshifted, insertion at around 4328498,4328739): MWSYRVDGWGDPIHTWRHGLIAKLDAGQGEQELSNDLLVGATLFDRAAAGMPRQQRQPLLEAAAALRSPGDPLTRTALALAPEIEELLHEFPLRELVTRGEQFGVWVDRPAARFGSWYEFFPRSTGGWDADGNPVHGTFATAAAALPRIAGMGFDVVYLPPIHPIGKVHRKGRNNNPTAAPGDVGSPWAIGSDEGGHDAVHPSLGTLDDFDDFVSTARELGMEVALDLALQCAPDHPWARAHRNWFTELPDGTIAYAENPPKKYQDIYPLNFDNDPAGLYDEVLRVVRHWIDHGVKFFRVDNPHTKPPDFWAWLIGQVKSVDPDVLFLSEAFTPPARQYGLAKLGFTQSYSYFTWRTAKWELTEFGNDIARLADFRTPNLFVNTPDILHAILQHNGPGMFAIRAVLAATMSPAWGVYSGYELFEHRAVREGSEEYLDSEKYELRPRDFAGALAEGNSLEPFITRLNEIRRLHPALQQLRTIAFHHLDNDALLAYSKFDPATGDCVLVVVTLNAFGPEESTLHLDMAALGMEPYDRFWVRDEITGEEYQWGQANYIRIDPGRAVAHVVNMPIVPEDARVALLRRR, encoded by the coding sequence TTGTGGAGCTACCGGGTCGACGGCTGGGGCGACCCCATTCACACCTGGCGGCACGGTTTGATCGCGAAACTCGATGCGGGCCAAGGCGAGCAGGAGCTCTCCAACGACCTGCTGGTGGGTGCGACGCTGTTCGACAGAGCCGCCGCGGGGATGCCGCGCCAGCAGCGCCAACCACTGCTGGAAGCGGCCGCCGCTTTGCGGTCCCCCGGGGACCCGCTGACCCGCACCGCGCTCGCACTTGCCCCGGAGATCGAGGAGCTGCTGCACGAGTTCCCGTTGCGGGAATTGGTCACCCGCGGTGAGCAATTCGGCGTCTGGGTCGACCGGCCGGCGGCGCGCTTCGGGTCCTGGTACGAGTTTTTCCCCCGCTCGACCGGCGGCTGGGACGCCGACGGCAACCCGGTGCACGGCACTTTCGCCACCGCCGCAGCGGCGCTACCGCGGATCGCCGGCATGGGCTTCGACGTGGTCTATCTGCCGCCGATCCACCCGATCGGCAAGGTGCACCGCAAGGGACGCAACAACAACCCGACCGCCGCGCCCGGAGACGTCGGCTCACCGTGGGCCATCGGCAGCGACGAGGGCGGCCACGACGCGGTACACCCCAGCCTGGGCACCCTCGACGACTTCGATGATTTCGTCTCCACGGCAAGGGAATTGGGGATGGAAGTCGCGCTGGACCTGGCGCTGCAGTGTGCACCGGACCACCCATGGGCGCGTGCGCACCGCAACTGGTTCACCGAGCTCCCCGACGGCACCATCGCCTATGCGGAGAACCCGCCGAAGAAATACCAGGACATCTATCCGCTGAACTTCGACAACGATCCGGCCGGTCTTTACGACGAGGTGCTGCGCGTGGTGCGGCACTGGATCGACCACGGCGTCAAGTTCTTTCGGGTCGACAACCCGCACACCAAGCCACCGGACTTCTGGGCCTGGCTGATCGGCCAGGTCAAGTCCGTCGACCCCGACGTGCTGTTCCTGTCCGAGGCTTTCACTCCGCCGGCGCGCCAGTACGGCCTGGCCAAACTGGGATTCACGCAGTCCTACAGCTACTTCACCTGGCGCACCGCGAAGTGGGAGCTGACCGAGTTCGGCAACGACATCGCTCGCCTCGCCGACTTCCGCACCCCCAACCTGTTCGTCAACACCCCGGACATCCTGCATGCGATCCTGCAGCACAACGGTCCCGGCATGTTCGCCATCCGGGCGGTCCTGGCGGCGACCATGAGCCCGGCCTGGGGGGTGTATTCGGGCTACGAACTGTTCGAGCATCGGGCGGTACGTGAGGGCAGCGAGGAGTACCTGGACTCAGAGAAGTATGAGCTGCGCCCCCGCGACTTCGCGGGCGCGCTGGCCGAAGGAAATTCGTTGGAGCCGTTCATCACCCGGCTCAACGAGATCCGACGATTACATCCCGCACTACAGCAGCTGCGCACCATCGCCTTCCATCACCTGGACAACGACGCCCTGCTGGCCTACAGCAAGTTCGACCCGGCCACCGGCGACTGCGTGCTGGTGGTGGTGACGCTCAACGCATTCGGGCCCGAAGAATCAACCCTGCATCTGGACATGGCGGCGCTGGGCATGGAGCCCTACGACCGGTTCTGGGTGCGCGACGAGATCACCGGCGAGGAATATCAATGGGGACAAGCCAACTACATCCGCATCGACCCGGGCCGCGCCGTGGCCCATGTCGTCAACATGCCCATCGTTCCCGAGGATGCCCGAGTCGCGCTGCTGCGCAGGAGGTGA
- a CDS encoding hypothetical protein (frameshifted, insertion at around 4328498,4328739), protein MIPVRAAVWREGHEAVAATLVVRYLGTRYPQVTEVRRIKAAQATESEVAGRPDAAAADERVKPLHLPMTMGLEPYCFSRSVHT, encoded by the coding sequence GTGATCCCGGTTCGTGCCGCGGTGTGGCGCGAGGGACACGAAGCGGTGGCGGCAACACTGGTGGTGCGGTACCTGGGTACGCGTTACCCGCAGGTCACCGAGGTCCGCCGGATCAAGGCCGCGCAAGCCACCGAAAGCGAGGTGGCCGGTAGGCCGGACGCCGCAGCCGCCGACGAGCGCGTCAAGCCGCTGCACCTGCCCATGACGATGGGCCTGGAACCCTATTGTTTTTCACGGTCTGTTCACACCTGA
- a CDS encoding hypothetical protein (frameshifted, deletion at around 4326884): MKALRRFTVRAHLPQRLAALDQLSTNLRWSWEKPTQDLFATIDPELWNKCGKDPVAVLGAVKPARLDELATDEEFLRRLDELAADLNDYLNRPLWYQQQQSAGADLPTGIAYFSMEFGVAEVLPNYSGGLGILAGDHLKSASDLGLPLIAVGLYYRSGYFRQSLTADGWQHETYPSLDPQGLPLRLLTDADGSPALVELALPDSMRLRARIWVAQVGRIPLLLLDSDVPENEHELRTVTDRLYGGDQEHRMVQELLAGIGGVRAIRAFTAIEGRPGPEVFHMNEGHAGFLGVERVRELTEGGLDFDTALTVVRSATVFTTHTPVPAGIDRFPAELVQRYFDDAGDQVSTLLPGVPTARVLALGAEDDPTKFNMAHMGLRLAQRANGVSLLHGRVSRVMFNELWPGFDPAEVPIGSITNGVHARTWGPLRSGWSWGASWPGRTRSASLPCGCGCSRSTRGTCGGSDPSCARCWFRTSGCGCASPGWNAAHRKPN, encoded by the coding sequence GTGAAAGCCCTCCGTCGCTTTACCGTGCGTGCCCACCTTCCACAACGCCTCGCCGCGCTGGACCAGCTGTCGACCAACCTGCGCTGGTCGTGGGAAAAACCGACGCAGGACCTGTTCGCCACCATCGATCCCGAGCTGTGGAACAAATGCGGCAAGGACCCGGTGGCCGTGCTCGGCGCAGTGAAGCCGGCGCGGCTCGACGAACTGGCGACCGACGAGGAGTTTCTGCGCAGGCTCGACGAACTCGCCGCCGACTTGAACGACTATTTGAACCGCCCGCTGTGGTATCAGCAGCAACAGTCTGCCGGCGCCGACCTGCCCACCGGCATCGCCTACTTCTCGATGGAGTTCGGTGTCGCCGAGGTGTTGCCCAACTATTCCGGTGGTCTCGGAATCCTCGCCGGAGACCATCTGAAATCGGCGTCGGACCTGGGGCTGCCGCTGATCGCGGTGGGCCTGTACTACCGCTCCGGATATTTCCGGCAGTCCCTGACCGCCGACGGTTGGCAGCACGAGACCTACCCCTCGCTGGACCCGCAGGGGCTGCCGTTGCGGTTGCTCACCGACGCCGACGGCAGCCCGGCGCTCGTGGAGTTGGCGTTGCCGGACTCCATGCGGCTGCGGGCGCGGATCTGGGTCGCGCAGGTCGGGCGCATCCCGTTGCTGCTGCTGGACTCCGATGTCCCGGAGAACGAGCACGAGCTGCGCACCGTCACCGACCGGTTGTACGGCGGCGACCAGGAGCACCGGATGGTGCAGGAACTGCTGGCCGGTATCGGCGGGGTGCGGGCGATCCGTGCCTTCACCGCCATCGAGGGGCGCCCCGGCCCCGAGGTGTTCCACATGAACGAGGGCCACGCCGGATTCCTCGGCGTGGAGCGTGTCCGCGAACTGACGGAAGGTGGACTGGACTTCGACACCGCCCTGACCGTGGTGCGGTCGGCCACCGTCTTCACCACCCACACCCCGGTTCCGGCCGGCATCGACCGGTTCCCCGCGGAGCTGGTGCAGCGCTACTTCGACGATGCCGGCGACCAGGTGTCCACGCTGCTGCCCGGCGTGCCGACGGCGCGGGTGCTGGCCTTGGGCGCCGAGGACGACCCGACCAAGTTCAACATGGCGCACATGGGTCTGCGGCTGGCGCAGCGGGCCAACGGAGTCTCGTTGTTGCACGGCCGGGTCAGCCGGGTCATGTTCAACGAGTTGTGGCCCGGCTTCGACCCTGCGGAAGTCCCGATCGGATCGATCACCAACGGCGTTCATGCGCGCACCTGGGGGCCGCTCCGCAGTGGCTGGAGTTGGGGCGCGAGCTGGCCGGGTCGGACTCGTTCGGCGAGCCTGCCGTGTGGCTGCGGCTGCAGCAGGTCGACCCGGGGCACCTGTGGTGGATCCGATCCCAGTTGCGCGCGCTGCTGGTTCAGGACGTCCGGCTGCGGCTGCGCCAGTCCTGGTTGGAACGCGGCGCATCGGAAGCCGAATTAA
- the glgB gene encoding 1,4-alpha-glucan branching enzyme GlgB: protein MNRTEQLATTHLAPDPAEVGRLVSGVHHNPHSILGAHEYGDHTVVRAFRPHAASVVALVGEDRFPLQHVDSGVFAVALPFVDLIDYRLEVTYEGSGPHVVADAYRFLPTLGEVDLHLFAEGRHERLWEVLGAHPRSFTTPDGEVTGVSFAVWAPNAKGVSLIGEFNGWTGNDAPMRVLGSSGVWELFWPDFPVGGLYKFRVHGADGVVTDRADPLAFGTEVPPQTASRVTVSQYTWGDGEWIAQRAQRNPVFEPMSTLEVHLGSWRPGLSYRQLAEQLTEYVVQQGFTHVELLPVAEHPFGGSWGYQVTSYYAPSSRFGTPDEFRSVVDALHQAGIGVIVDWVPAHFPKDAWALGRFDGTALYEHSDPNRGEQLDWGTYVFDFGRPEVRNFLVANALYWIEQFHVDGLRVDAVASMLYLDYSRPEGGWTPNIYGGRENLEAVQFLQEMNATAHKAAPGIVTIAEESTSWPGVTRPTNLGGLGFSMKWNMGWMHDTLDYVSRDPIYRSFHHHEMTFSLLYAFSENYVLPLSHDEVVHGKGTLWSRMPGDNHAKAAGLRSLLAYQWAHPGKQLLFMGQEFGQRAEWSEERGLDWWQLDEQGFSNGTLRLVRDINAIYSSHPALWSQDNTPEGYSWIDANDSANNVLSFLRYGSDGSVLACVFNFAGAEHSNYRLGLPLAGRWREVLNTDATVYNGSGIGNLGGVDATEDAWHGRPASAVMVLPPMSALWLEPE from the coding sequence ATGAACCGCACTGAACAACTCGCCACGACACATCTGGCGCCCGATCCCGCCGAGGTGGGCCGCTTGGTCTCCGGCGTACACCACAACCCGCACAGCATCTTGGGCGCTCATGAATACGGTGACCACACCGTGGTACGCGCCTTCCGCCCCCACGCCGCCAGCGTGGTGGCGCTGGTGGGCGAGGACCGGTTCCCGTTGCAGCACGTCGATTCCGGAGTGTTCGCGGTCGCGTTGCCGTTCGTGGACCTGATCGACTACCGGCTCGAGGTGACCTACGAGGGCTCCGGCCCGCACGTCGTCGCCGACGCCTACCGGTTCCTGCCCACGCTGGGCGAGGTGGACCTGCACCTGTTCGCCGAGGGCCGCCACGAGCGACTCTGGGAAGTGCTCGGCGCGCATCCCCGTTCGTTCACCACCCCCGACGGCGAGGTGACCGGGGTGTCGTTTGCGGTGTGGGCTCCGAATGCCAAGGGCGTCAGCCTGATCGGCGAATTCAACGGCTGGACCGGAAACGACGCGCCGATGCGGGTGCTGGGCTCCTCGGGTGTGTGGGAGCTGTTCTGGCCCGACTTCCCGGTCGGAGGTCTCTACAAATTCCGGGTGCACGGCGCCGACGGCGTGGTGACCGACCGCGCCGACCCGCTGGCTTTCGGCACCGAAGTGCCACCCCAGACCGCATCGCGGGTCACGGTCAGCCAGTACACCTGGGGCGATGGCGAGTGGATCGCGCAGCGTGCGCAACGCAACCCGGTGTTCGAGCCGATGAGCACCCTCGAGGTGCACCTCGGCTCCTGGCGGCCCGGGCTGAGCTACCGGCAGCTCGCCGAGCAGCTCACCGAATACGTTGTCCAACAAGGGTTCACCCACGTCGAGCTGTTGCCCGTGGCCGAGCACCCGTTCGGGGGATCCTGGGGGTACCAGGTCACGTCGTACTACGCGCCCTCGTCCCGGTTCGGCACCCCCGACGAATTCCGCAGCGTCGTCGACGCACTGCACCAGGCCGGCATCGGCGTCATCGTCGACTGGGTGCCCGCGCATTTCCCGAAGGACGCCTGGGCGCTGGGCCGCTTCGACGGCACCGCGCTCTACGAGCACTCCGATCCCAACCGCGGAGAGCAGCTGGACTGGGGCACTTACGTATTCGACTTCGGCCGCCCCGAGGTGCGTAACTTCCTGGTGGCCAACGCGCTGTACTGGATCGAGCAGTTCCACGTCGACGGCCTGCGCGTGGACGCGGTGGCCTCGATGCTCTACCTGGACTATTCCCGCCCGGAGGGCGGTTGGACGCCGAACATCTACGGCGGACGGGAGAATCTGGAAGCGGTGCAGTTCCTGCAGGAGATGAACGCCACCGCACACAAGGCCGCGCCGGGCATCGTCACCATCGCCGAGGAGTCTACGTCTTGGCCGGGTGTCACGCGCCCGACCAACCTTGGCGGCCTTGGCTTTTCGATGAAATGGAACATGGGCTGGATGCACGACACGCTCGACTACGTCAGCCGCGACCCGATCTACCGCAGTTTCCACCACCATGAGATGACGTTCTCGCTGCTGTATGCGTTCAGTGAGAACTACGTGCTGCCGCTGAGCCACGACGAGGTGGTGCACGGCAAGGGCACGCTGTGGAGCCGGATGCCCGGTGACAACCACGCCAAGGCGGCCGGGCTGCGCAGTCTGCTCGCGTATCAGTGGGCACATCCGGGCAAGCAACTGCTGTTCATGGGCCAGGAGTTCGGCCAGCGTGCCGAGTGGTCGGAGGAACGCGGCCTGGACTGGTGGCAACTCGACGAACAGGGCTTCTCCAACGGAACCCTGCGCCTGGTGCGCGACATCAACGCCATCTACTCCAGCCATCCGGCGCTGTGGAGTCAGGACAACACCCCCGAGGGCTATTCCTGGATCGACGCCAACGACTCGGCCAACAACGTGCTGAGCTTCCTGCGGTACGGCAGCGACGGCTCGGTGCTGGCGTGTGTGTTCAACTTCGCCGGCGCCGAGCACAGCAACTACCGACTTGGACTGCCGCTAGCCGGCCGCTGGCGGGAGGTGCTCAACACCGATGCCACGGTCTACAACGGTTCGGGAATCGGCAATCTCGGCGGCGTGGACGCCACCGAGGACGCCTGGCACGGCCGTCCGGCCTCGGCGGTGATGGTGTTGCCGCCGATGTCCGCGCTGTGGCTGGAACCGGAGTAG
- a CDS encoding hypothetical protein (frameshifted, deletion at around 4326884) encodes MLTVGFARRVPTYKRLTLMLRDPARLERLLLDEQRPVQLIVAGKSHPADDGGKALIQQVVRFADRPEVRHRIAFLPNYDMSMARLLYWGCDVWLNNPLRPLEACGTSGMKSALNGGLNLSIRDGWWDEWYDGENGWEIPSADGVADENRRDDLEATALYKLLEEAVAPKFYERDEHGTPPRWIEMVRHTLQTLGPKVLASRMVTDYVEQYYTPAARSLRQIVAAHEGGARFDAARELAAYRRRAEEAWPKIDITDVDSTGLPDTPLLGSKLTLTATMHLAGLSPDEVTVQAVLGRVDAADELQDPFTVEMTYTGSAEGGYQVFSTTTPLPLAGSLGYTVRVLPRHPMLADSSELGLVTLA; translated from the coding sequence GTGCTCACCGTGGGGTTCGCCCGGCGGGTTCCGACGTACAAGCGGCTGACCCTGATGTTGCGCGACCCGGCTCGGCTGGAACGGCTGCTGCTCGATGAGCAGCGGCCGGTGCAGCTGATCGTCGCCGGTAAGTCGCACCCCGCCGACGACGGCGGCAAGGCGCTGATCCAGCAGGTGGTGCGGTTCGCCGACCGCCCCGAGGTGCGGCACCGGATCGCCTTCCTGCCCAATTACGACATGTCGATGGCGCGGCTGCTCTACTGGGGCTGCGACGTCTGGCTGAACAACCCGTTGCGGCCGTTGGAGGCCTGCGGAACGTCGGGGATGAAGAGCGCGTTGAACGGCGGGTTGAACCTCTCCATCCGAGACGGCTGGTGGGACGAGTGGTACGACGGCGAGAACGGCTGGGAGATCCCTTCGGCGGACGGCGTGGCCGACGAGAACCGGCGCGACGACCTGGAGGCCACCGCCCTCTACAAGCTGTTGGAGGAGGCGGTGGCGCCCAAGTTCTACGAGCGCGACGAGCACGGGACGCCACCGCGCTGGATCGAGATGGTGCGGCACACGCTGCAGACCCTGGGGCCCAAGGTGCTGGCCTCCCGGATGGTCACCGACTACGTCGAGCAGTACTACACGCCGGCCGCGAGGTCGCTGCGGCAGATCGTCGCGGCTCACGAGGGTGGCGCCCGATTCGATGCCGCCCGGGAACTGGCCGCCTACCGGCGTCGCGCCGAAGAGGCCTGGCCGAAGATCGACATCACCGATGTGGACAGCACCGGACTGCCGGACACCCCGCTGCTGGGATCGAAGCTGACGCTGACCGCCACCATGCACCTGGCCGGCCTGTCGCCCGACGAGGTGACCGTGCAGGCGGTGTTGGGCCGGGTCGACGCGGCCGACGAGTTGCAGGATCCGTTCACCGTCGAGATGACGTACACCGGCAGCGCCGAGGGGGGCTACCAGGTGTTCTCGACGACGACACCGCTGCCGCTGGCCGGGTCGCTGGGCTACACGGTGCGGGTGCTGCCGCGCCATCCGATGCTCGCCGACAGCAGCGAACTCGGGCTGGTCACCCTGGCTTAG
- the pncB1 gene encoding nicotinate phosphoribosyltransferase pncB1: MLAAALRDGTAQRQTSWEVFARRLPAGRRYGVVAGTGRLLELLPQFRFDDAACDLVAEFLDPDTVDYLRNFRFGGDIDGYAEGELYFPNSPVLSVHGSFAECVLLETLVLSIFNHDTAIASAAARMVSAARGRPVIEMGTRRTHERAAVAAARAAYIAGFAGTSNLEAQRLYGVPTVGTAAHAFTMVHTQQSGTEELAAFRAQVAALGPGTTLLVDTYDVTTGVANAIAAAGPELGAVRIDSGDLEALAHQVRTQLDELGARHTRIVLTGDLDEFSIAGLAAAPVDRYGVGTSLVAGSGAPTASMVYKLVEVDGIPVQKRSSQKQSRGGRKAALRLARPTGTVTEEVVHPAARPPDVTEPHRVLTTPLVRAGRAVFQTDLSAARELVAAGLRSLPWEGLSLSPGEPAIPTQTIPT, from the coding sequence ATGCTGGCGGCGGCCCTGCGCGACGGCACCGCGCAGCGACAGACCAGCTGGGAGGTGTTCGCGCGCCGGCTGCCCGCCGGCCGGCGGTACGGGGTGGTCGCCGGCACCGGCCGGCTGCTGGAGCTGTTGCCGCAGTTCAGGTTCGACGACGCCGCATGCGATCTGGTGGCCGAATTCCTCGATCCCGACACGGTGGATTATCTGCGCAACTTCCGGTTCGGTGGCGACATCGACGGTTACGCCGAGGGCGAGCTGTACTTCCCCAACTCCCCGGTCCTGTCGGTGCACGGCAGCTTCGCCGAGTGCGTGCTGCTGGAAACGCTGGTGCTGTCGATCTTCAATCACGACACCGCGATCGCTTCGGCGGCCGCGCGCATGGTCAGCGCCGCCCGCGGCCGTCCGGTCATCGAAATGGGCACCCGCCGCACCCACGAGCGTGCCGCGGTCGCCGCGGCGCGGGCCGCCTACATCGCCGGCTTCGCCGGCACGTCGAACCTGGAGGCCCAACGGTTGTACGGGGTGCCCACGGTGGGCACCGCCGCGCACGCCTTCACCATGGTGCACACCCAGCAGAGCGGCACCGAGGAATTGGCCGCCTTCCGGGCACAGGTCGCCGCGCTGGGCCCAGGCACCACGCTGCTGGTGGACACCTACGACGTGACGACGGGGGTCGCCAACGCGATCGCCGCCGCCGGCCCGGAGCTGGGTGCGGTCCGCATCGACTCCGGCGACCTCGAGGCGCTGGCCCACCAGGTGCGTACCCAGCTCGACGAGCTGGGCGCCAGACACACCCGCATCGTGCTGACCGGTGACCTCGACGAGTTCTCCATCGCCGGGCTGGCCGCCGCGCCGGTCGACCGCTACGGCGTCGGCACGTCTCTGGTCGCCGGGTCGGGCGCACCGACGGCGAGCATGGTCTACAAACTCGTCGAGGTGGACGGCATCCCGGTGCAGAAACGCAGCAGCCAGAAGCAGTCCCGCGGTGGCCGAAAAGCGGCGCTGCGGCTGGCCCGGCCGACCGGCACCGTCACCGAGGAGGTCGTGCACCCCGCCGCCCGCCCGCCGGACGTCACCGAGCCGCACCGCGTGTTGACGACGCCCTTGGTGCGCGCCGGGCGCGCCGTCTTCCAGACCGATCTGTCCGCGGCACGGGAACTGGTGGCGGCGGGGTTACGCAGCCTGCCGTGGGAGGGGCTGAGCTTGTCCCCCGGCGAACCGGCGATCCCGACGCAGACCATCCCTACCTGA
- the dinG gene encoding putative ATP-dependent helicase DinG, with protein MSEAESVRALLGKAVAALGGSERSGQQQMAHAVARAFETRQHLVVQAGTGTGKSLAYLVPSIVRAVNDDAPVVVSTATIALQRQLVDRDLPRLADSLADALPRRPTFALLKGRRNYLCLNKIHGAVTDDPDEPPQEELFNPMAASALGRDVQRLTEWASSTETGDRDDLKPGVPERSWSQVSVSARECIGVARCPYGSECFSERARARAGGADIVVTNHALLAIDAVSDSAVLPEHELLVVDEAHELADRVTSVATAELTAASLGVAARRITRLVKPELVQRLEAASTTFSSAIHDAQAGRIDYLDDELATYLAALRDAANAARSAIEGTSDTRAAAARAEAAATLIEIADTAARILESFGPAIPDRTDIVWLDHEDNRGTPRAVLRVAPLSVAGLLATQVFARSTTVLTSATLTVGGTFDAMAQAWGLQGSDRAWCGLDVGSPFEHAKSGIFYIAAHLPPPGRDGVGSAEQLTEIAELITAAGGRTLGLFSSMRAARATAEAMRDRLSTPVLCQGDDSTSALVEQFSAEPETSLFGTLSLWQGVDVPGPSLSLVLIDRIPFPRPDDPLLSARQRAVAARGGNGFMAVAASHAALLLAQGSGRLLRRVTDRGVVAVLDSRLATARYGDYLRATLPPFWQTTNGAQVRAALARLAQS; from the coding sequence GTGTCCGAGGCTGAATCCGTCAGGGCGCTGCTTGGCAAGGCGGTCGCCGCGCTCGGCGGCAGCGAGCGCAGCGGCCAGCAGCAGATGGCCCACGCGGTCGCCCGGGCCTTCGAAACCCGCCAACACCTGGTGGTGCAGGCCGGCACCGGCACCGGCAAGTCGTTGGCGTACCTGGTTCCCTCGATCGTGCGCGCGGTCAACGACGACGCACCGGTGGTGGTGTCGACGGCGACGATCGCCCTGCAGCGCCAGCTCGTCGACCGCGACCTGCCCCGCCTGGCCGACTCGCTGGCTGACGCACTGCCTCGCCGGCCCACCTTCGCGTTGCTCAAAGGGCGACGAAACTATCTGTGCCTGAACAAGATTCACGGCGCCGTCACCGACGACCCGGACGAGCCGCCGCAAGAGGAACTATTCAACCCGATGGCGGCCAGCGCCCTGGGTCGCGACGTGCAACGCCTCACCGAGTGGGCGTCGAGCACCGAAACCGGGGATCGTGACGACCTCAAACCCGGTGTGCCGGAACGATCCTGGTCACAGGTCAGCGTGTCGGCACGCGAATGCATCGGGGTGGCCCGCTGCCCGTACGGCAGCGAGTGCTTCTCGGAAAGGGCGCGGGCGCGGGCCGGCGGCGCCGATATCGTCGTCACCAATCACGCGCTGCTGGCCATCGACGCGGTGTCCGACTCCGCGGTGCTGCCCGAACACGAACTCCTGGTCGTCGACGAAGCGCACGAGTTGGCCGATCGGGTGACGTCGGTGGCCACCGCGGAGTTGACGGCCGCGTCGTTGGGGGTGGCGGCGCGGCGCATCACCAGATTGGTGAAGCCGGAGCTGGTCCAGCGTCTGGAAGCGGCATCGACGACCTTCTCCTCGGCCATCCACGACGCTCAGGCCGGGCGCATCGACTACCTCGACGACGAGCTCGCCACCTACCTCGCCGCGCTCCGGGACGCTGCCAACGCGGCTCGCTCGGCGATCGAGGGCACCAGCGACACGCGGGCCGCGGCCGCGCGGGCGGAGGCGGCCGCGACGCTGATCGAGATCGCCGACACGGCCGCGCGGATCCTCGAGTCGTTCGGGCCGGCCATCCCGGACCGCACCGACATCGTCTGGCTCGACCACGAAGACAACCGCGGGACCCCACGTGCGGTGCTGCGGGTGGCTCCGCTGTCGGTGGCCGGGCTGCTGGCCACGCAGGTGTTCGCCCGGTCGACGACGGTGTTGACCTCGGCGACGCTGACGGTGGGCGGGACCTTCGACGCGATGGCCCAGGCCTGGGGCCTTCAGGGTTCGGACCGCGCCTGGTGCGGGCTGGACGTGGGGTCTCCGTTCGAGCACGCCAAGTCCGGGATCTTCTACATCGCCGCCCATCTGCCGCCACCGGGCCGCGACGGTGTCGGGTCGGCCGAGCAGCTCACCGAGATCGCCGAACTGATCACCGCGGCCGGCGGTCGCACGTTGGGCCTGTTCTCCTCGATGCGCGCGGCGCGGGCCACCGCCGAGGCGATGCGCGACCGACTGTCCACCCCGGTGCTGTGCCAGGGCGACGACAGCACCTCCGCGTTGGTCGAGCAGTTCAGCGCCGAGCCGGAGACCTCCCTGTTCGGCACGCTGTCGCTGTGGCAAGGCGTCGACGTCCCGGGGCCGTCGCTGTCGTTGGTGCTGATCGACCGCATCCCGTTTCCGCGGCCCGACGACCCGTTGCTCAGTGCCCGCCAGCGCGCGGTCGCCGCCCGCGGCGGCAACGGCTTCATGGCCGTCGCCGCCAGCCATGCGGCGCTGCTGCTGGCGCAGGGATCGGGCCGGCTGCTGCGCCGGGTGACCGATCGCGGGGTGGTCGCGGTGTTGGACTCACGCCTGGCCACCGCCCGTTACGGCGACTACCTGCGCGCCACGCTGCCGCCGTTCTGGCAGACCACGAATGGCGCGCAGGTCCGGGCGGCGCTGGCCCGGCTGGCACAGAGCTAA